The genomic window acaaaatgtcacCAAAATATAAgtaaacaagcacacacacagagaaacacacagacacacacacagttcacaaTAGCAGTCATGCTTTCAAGAAAAGGAAAGTTTACCTTTAGTAACTCCTCCTTGTGCATCAGAGTCTCCGTCATCTCATCGTCCTCATTCTGGAGGATGCTGTGAGCCTCCCGTTCACGCTCAtactcctaaaacacacacatggggtAAAAGATGATTAAATTCCAGTGCTTAATgcttaaacatgaataaaatccTCATGTTATTACTATAGGAACTGCTTAATGCAAGATTTTTCTTGCTTATGTCTGTTAGCTCATCACACTTCCTGTGAATCTCAGTGAGCATGTTCCCCATGTTCTGCACTTTTTCTTGCAGTTTCTCCACCTGGTTGGTCAGGTTTGCCTTCTCCACCTCCAGCTGAGCAGTGGAATCCTCAGccttctggtgtttttcctcAGCTTCAGGCAGTGAGACCTAAAAAAGTACAACGATTAAGGCTTATTAGCTTTATTTACTTCTTACAAAGTTTACAATAGCAGTCATGCTTTCATGAAAAGGAAAGTTGACCTTTAGTAACTCCTCCTTGTGCATCAGAGTCTCCTTCATCTCATCGTTCTCCTTCTGGAGGATGCTGTGAGCCTCCTGTTCATGCTCAtactcctaaaacacacacatggggcAAAAGACGATTCAATTCGAGCGCTTAATgcttaaacataaataaaatcctcATGTTATTACTATAGGAGCTGCTTAATGCAAGGTTTTTCTTGCTTACGTCTGTTAGCTTATCACACTCCCTGTGAGTCTCAGTGAGCATGGTCCCCATGTTCACCACTGTTCTTCGCAGTTTCTCCACCTGGTTGGTCAGGTTCGCCTTCTCCACCTCTAGCTGAGCAATGGAATCCTCAGCCTTCTGGTGTTTCTCCTCAAGTTTTGCCATGGAACTCTAACATTTACAACAATTAAGGCTTATTTACTtctacacacattcagacacttttaTGGTTTGGaggcaaaaaattattttcccaAAATGTGACTGTACAagattacatacacacacgcgcgcacatacacacaattagCAATTTTTGCAATTAATGAACATCAGGTCTGGACTGCTGTCCTTAGGTTAATGCTGGAGTACAAACGTCATTTCCTCATCCGTAAGTGGCAAACATTTCAATCcagatatttaaaatgttcatataatGGAAAACTGGATTTTTGTCAACATTAGGAGCAGAAGAAACTTAACGTGACCTCATCCTGAGGAACCTCTGTGGGTTGGACCAGAGCCGGTTCTGTGGCCCAGAtatacactaaataaaaaaataaaaataaaaagccatcagacataatcatcatcatctattatttatgttttgaatTCCAGACCAGCAGATTTTCCACGTCTGATCCTGGTGAAACACTACAGCACAAGTATTCCCACTTTCTCACTGGCCTCCgtaataaatacactttacGGATGTTCAGTATGTACATGTCTAATGTGTGCTAAGGCCAAGAACAcactggcatattttttttttacacattcctGAAGATACACTCCTCTATGATTCAGCATATCTTTCAAGCAGCCAAATTATGACTAAAGCCTCTTAGCTTATGAAGGACTGAACAGATCTGCTCAGTTCATTTCTTTTAAAGGACAGAAGTAAACTTAGCACTGTGTGGTTACAGCAGCACGACTGAGAAATAGTTGTACCTTCAGGTGTGTCCTTGGGGTCCGTTGTCGTTTCCTCTCCAGCTTTAAGTGCATTCAGAAACatattcatttttctctcttgatcAGAGCAACTTCAATAATAACTTTACTCGAACAATAGTCAGTGAATATCTGAAAGCTCTGTGTTCTTTTTCCACTCTTGAAAACCAGCGCTCTTATGATGTCACAGAATAAAGCTATGTCATAGAATGGAATATTCTCATGACGCCTAGCAACAAATATCATTTaagataataaaacaaaatgcatttttttaaagtggtgAGTGAATGGTAGCTGTTATAGTCGGTTATCGTGTTTGTGTGACAGTTGattcatttaatattattttctgctattttttaaaaatctatttaaattcTCGTATTTTGACTAAATTTAAAATACGTTTGTGCATTTATccattcatttgcatatttataatCGGAAGAGGAAACATTTGTTTGACGTGATCTTGATTAACTAAatttattaatcaattaatatatataacGTATCATTGATTTGCACAGCTcttaaggcaagacactacaaGTGAATAGGGAATAGTTTTGGGTTACTTTTAAACAATCCTAATTAACCTTGTACAGTTGATTACTGATATAAGGAATGATGTAGTGTGTAGGGAAACAGGGGGTGTTACGAAACGGACTCGAtgcggaagcaattgcagatgaatgtctttatttacaacCAGAACTTAACAAACATTGATTTGCGGTCTAAACTGGAAAAGCTATAATCGAGGTACTAAACATGAGACTAGGGTCAAAGCATGGAACAAACACATGGCGCGAAAACACGAAATCACTATTATGTGTTAAaccttgtggcttttattttagcAGAAAACCGCAGGAAGTCCTCCTTTTAGTtggcaacagttttttaaaattccctTCTCATTACTGATCAGGTGAAATGTTATAAACCTCTTCTCACAAAAATGTGTGAGATTACTCTAacgcaggggttcccaaacttttccagggcaaggccccccaaatggcattaacatttgactgaggccccccttttgcaagatgtctttaaaacacattaaaaatacagacttctgaatatatcccccttttttaaattaataattacatcttacatctttacattacattaggaattgattgtgtgtgtgtgtggttgtctgagagtgagaaagagaaaacatactagtcggagggatgggcacaccaaattgttgagccccccgggtgccccctggcagcccccactttgaaaaccactgctctaacataaaaccaaagtgaatctggAGCATGTTGTGTCTAAATGCTGATTCAATGTAAAGTTAATTAGAAGTAATGGAACAATACCTAGATTTTGAAGTTGTTAGCACTTAAAAGTATTGATCTAAATGAGCTTGAAATGCATAGTGgggtacaaaaaacaaacaaaccacacagTATTTCAAGTAAAAATTTTGCTGGGGAAAATCATAAATTTGGGCATTTACAACCAAAGTATTTTAGCTCATATTGCTTAATCTTGCACTATATTTGTAAGTAAATccagcacattattattattattattttaacaaaggggcctttgttgccttattttgcgcttcataatgtgccacacattctcaatcggagacaggtcaggactgcaggcaggccatgctagcacccacactctctgcttatgcaaccatgcgcttgtaatccgggcagaatgtggtttggcattgtcctgctctggttggcagcatatgttgctcaaAAATGAGTACatgtctttctgcattaatggtgccctcatagatatgcaagttacccatgccatgggcactgacaaacccccataccatgacagacgctggcttttagacctgatgctgataacagcttggacggtccttttcctctttgaaatgttgactcgtcggaccacgaaacacgattccactgtgctactgtctatctcagatgagaccaaaccTAGAGAAGTCGGCCGTGCTTCAGGACAGTGtcgatgtatggcttctgctttgcataaacTTGtatgtcttgtcttgtcttaaCTTGTATCTGTAGATGCAGCGTGAATGGAGTTGACttacaaaggtttaccaaagtactcccgagcccatgtcaggatatccattacagactcgtgacagtttttaagacagtgacgtctgagggatcggagatcacgtgcattcagaagtggttttcggccttgccctttatgcactGAGATTTGAACTGATTCCTTCGgataatcttttaattatattgtgcactgtagaaggtgaaatgcccaaaatcctaccgaacctcgacccatccttgctcttgaaggactagaccttttttggaggctccttatatactatgattatatactatactatatactatagtaTACTTATATACTATGACTAtaattgcctcacctgtttcacatcacctttctatttcaacttgtcatatTGCTATTAgccctaaattgcccctgtcccaacttttttggaacgtgttgcgtgcatcaatttcataataaatgtttaccctcaaaaactatgcagttgattaggtaaaatatcaaataccctgtctttatacgttttttgtttaaatacaaatcacccctcttcatttttattagcattttccatactgtcccaactttttcattATTGGGGTATGTAGCAtaagcatgaaagttgaagcgtTTGAGTGTACAAATGCAGAGATGAGACAGCTGGACTGaataaaggactaaagcactgctgcacaGTGGTCTCTTTAGGTACGAAGTACAGACTAAATCCCACTGGCACCACAATCAGCAGTCAGTAGAACTGCACGTTGATGTGGATGACagaagtttaaaataaacaaaagtccACCTAGAATTTCATTCCAAATTAAAATCTTGTACGCCACTGAAGATTCGTTGAAGCTTAATTGCAAAGATTAACATGGTCagtgtggatttttcctttaatatactgtagaatAAAATCACATTAGGTTCGCttgtttattacagtataaaAGGAATACACTGAAAGCCAGGCTTTGAATGTTATCTTTATCAACccaattaaaaatgtgaaacaggGAACATTTTACAACCATAATTACATGTACAGTAGCCAATGGACCCTCATGTGTctgtgacaaataaataaacaagtatttTGGTTCGACTTCAATactgaaagaaaacatttccatAGAGTGGTATCTTGCCATTTCTTATTCATATACAATGAAAACATGCTGGTTTTCATATATGTAAAACGTTTGCCCATGGCTGATGCAATATTTGAATCTCATAATCAGGAAATGACAAGTAACCACATCTAACACATATTTTAAGGCTAGGGTTACACACTATAAGTGACACAAAGCACCAACAGGGTTTTCATAGACATTCtagaaaataaactaaattaatTGATAATTATGAAGCATCATGTAAAAGCTCTTTCTTAGTAAACTGTACCACCCTTAGCTACCAGGTCAAACACACAAGAAAACAGCAATTTCTTCTTTACTTTGATGTAAAATTATATGCTTTCCAAAacatataccccccccccccctttttttttattaaaatgacttATGAGCCCTTTTACCATCATTTAGATCCCACCCCCTATCATTTTGCTAAATCTCAGTATTATAGTGTTTCTCTTTCATTACTGGCTGGAAACTGTTAGTTAGTTATCTACATAATGTAAAATCATTAactaaaatgtaatgtaatgtaatgtaaaatcaGGCTGCAGAAGTACAGGGTGTAAAGGTTggacagatcagatcagattttCAGCACTAAGAAGTCAAGTGCttgaaaaaacatttcacagcatGACTGAGGTCAAAGGCTGAATTTCAGCCTTCAGTGATGAGGAAATATgaaacacaaatacatttcattGATGAACTTAGTAGCAAGCTAAAAAATCTAGGCATGAGGTGCACTGTGATTCAGATCATGAGGTGCTATTTGGTGCTCTTGCGTGCATGAACGAGGTATCCCTTGGCTTTGATGATGCCTCGGCTCTTGACAATGATGGAGTAGCGCAAGACCCAGTCGAGCAGCCAGTCTGCCACCTGCAGGTCCTTGTAGCTCTCCTGCATGGCCTCCTGAAAGCCTGCTGAACTGAGGAGCTCTACACACAGCCAGGAACAACCTTAGTTAGTGTTATACTGTAGAAGATACAGGACACTAAAGGcagaatgacattttaaaattagTTTTTAGTAGGGTTGCACTGATACAAATTTTTTTCAGACCAAATACATGTTTGTGGTACTCATAGATACTGAAGATGATACTGACATTTAAATCAGTAACctatttattattcagtaagGCCATAACAGGACATTTTATTGAGCTCTTGTTAAGATTTACATAGTGGCCacgaaaaacacacacatggtcatGTACCTAGACACCTATGAAGGGCACTATCTAGTTACATTATTTTCCTTGGATCCAGTAGGGCTGCAATGGAGAAGAGcgtgtttttttagttttacttcagaaaaacatttctgtacagctgtaaataaaatacagatttgTTTACATTGCATCAGAATCCCTCATTGTCAATAGCCGATAGGGGCTGATTGTCAAGAACAATATAGTAGTTAAGGGATGTTACTTTCACTCAACTAGCACTGTCTAGGTCTTTTCACAACGCGCTTAACCCTGGATTATGGTCGTTCTAAACCCTGCTTTGAACCCTGGGTAGAGGAACGTTTCACACTTGTAATTTAGAACTTGGGTTATTAACCCTGCTCCGAAGCAGGGTTAGGACCGATTTTGCCATGTTTACCCCGCATTGCGGTGCCAAACATGTACAGTGTGAAACAATGCAGTGTTAGAATATTACGAGTAGATGCTTAGCAACAGACACCCAATCAGAAATTGAACAGCACGTGCCTCATATCACGTTATTTATCCAACCATGGTTGTTGACAACGCATATATGCCAATAAGAACGTTAACCCAGGGTTTAGGATTGTACTGTGTGAAACCTCAGATGAATACCCAGGATTAATTGTTAACCCCAGGTAAAGTATTAGCAGTGTGAAACGTGAAACAAGATAACCCAGGATTCTGTTTACCCGGGGTTTAGAATGACCCAGTGTTAACTATTTCAAGTGTCAAAAGCCCTTCTGTAGACATTTTATGTCTCCTAGCTGGCAGGTATTGCAGCAGGGGTTTCTCCTGTGTGTTGCTAGTTGTGAACTCCTTGAGTTTTATGTTCCAAGTTATTTTTATCAGTGTGCTTATAGGAAGGTGATGTAGTACCTATTCTTGATATTTTTTAAGTCCGAATTTGCTTAGATTGCCATTATTGATCATAAATTATTTCTAGATCATGGTCATTTCATGTCGTCTTTTCATTACCGCGACAACGTACACTAGACTTACATCGCATAGTATCACCTTTTTTGGGATGTTGGGATCAGAGCACTTTTACGAGAATCTTCTCAAGCTTGTAACCTTAGTGTTATTTTTGACACTGGATGCACATATTAAGAGTATCTCTAAATCTGCATTCTATCACCTCAGAAACATTGCCAGGATTAGGCCTTTCCTCTCACTGCATGATGCTGAAAGgcttattcatgcatttattacTTCAAGGATTGATTATAGTAATGAGCTTTTTATTGGCCTACCCACACAATATGAACGAGAAGGCGTATACAGGGTAACTAAGACACAAACGTAAGAAGGGGCCGGTCCATGTACAGCTTTATATGTTAAAGTGAGAGCTTTAAAATCAATACGTGATTGAACCGGAAGCCAAGGCAAATTACAAAACACGGCAGTAAGGTGCTGATGTGGAGGAGTATTGGTGAGTATACGTGATGCTGAATTCTGGATGTACTGTAGTCGTTTAATATATCCGTTCTGCTGATTCTCTCACTCTTCAGCAGCCTTTTTGCAGACTAAAACCTATGGGTGAGAGAACTTTTTCTTTTGTGGCCCCTAAGCTATGGAATGCACTTCCTTTTAATACACTTTTCCACATTAAGCACTTTTAAGAAAATGCTGAAAACCCATCTTTTAAAATAGCTCATACTGATTAATTGGatctagctttttttttctaataagaCGTAGAGTcaattattgtttgttttataaaatatattatgtataaaatgtataataataataatactaataataatactactactaataataatgataataataataataataataataataataataagtgcaaGCTGTTTAGAGTAGTGGCTGTCTTAATGCTCCTATTAagttatgggtcaatttgacccattgccacatttgagatgtctgaaatactctctgaaatatgtctgaaatctctctttttctcatttagggtcatgaacttatacgcaaatatttcttcttatggcttgtctcgGACAAGCCTTAATAAAGGTTttctgttttaagctgttctttgctgttttttgtgtgtatttaaactgtggaagtcatgtTGACctataacataatggatgtaatcCCCCCCCAACATAATTAGGAGGGTTAAAGGAACTTAAGACAGGCATTTCTAAGAAGACAGCAGTAAAAAGCACAGCTTCATAAATGTGTAGTGATTAAAATTTTCTTCCACAGCCTGCCAAAGCAAGCAGCACCATTATGTCTAATCTTAAAGACACACATTCTTATCTAGGCCATGTCCTATAATAAGCTGAAGAAAATGGAGGTAGGAAATGGGTGTTACCTTTGGAGTCATTGTGTGTCAGCAGCTGGATGTCGAACTCTTTAGCGAATGCAGTGAGGTCAGGAGGCATCACACAGCAGGAGGCCAGATTTACCTGGTTACTGCTCGGTTTAACCTGAACCGCAACACAGGAAATGTGCATACACAAACTTGGACTTAATATTATGCATAAAATGACACCAGTAACATCAGTGAGGAGAAAACATCCTTGTAAAGGGCCAACAGGATGACTAAAGACAGAAGCTGACATTCCCTCAATAACGACGCATCTTCatgcattaattttttttttttttaacttttaaaggaaaaaatccaccctgagcGACTTCCATGTTATCCTTTATAATCAACGTGACCTTACAgtggcattttttaaatttattttaagattCTTTTATTAATATGTTGGTCGTGAGGAAACATTTACTTTCCTAAACTACCCGCAATGCTATTCGACTACCCGCTAATAATGATGCCAGATGGAATTTCTAATCAATTCAagccaattttatttatatagcgcttttaacaatggacattgttacaaagcagctttacagaaatacataagcCCTAAACAgtattgcattctggaactttgagtccaacGTTTGCTGACTTCAACATGTGTATTTGACTTGATGTGACGATGTTGGATTTCTCATCAATATGACACTAAACGTAGTTGAAAAATGGCGAGTGACAAAAGCAGCTCTTTTGTTTGGAGTAGCTAGCAGCGAAACCAGaccgttatttatttatttctttttacattgAAAATTTTGTCCTATTAAATGCCACTGTATCTGCACAAGCAATGAATATCGTTTTGACACAAGCATGGTGCACAACTGCCAACTTCTCacagaaataacaaaaatacagcacaaaCCAACCGATTATCACCAGAATTACTAAACACATCCCAGATACACTATAcgtccaaaagtttgtggacacctgaccatcacacccaaatgttggtcttccccaaactcaTGCCACAAactttgaagcacacaattgtacaggatgtctttgtatgctgtagcattacaatttctcttcactagAACTAATGGGCCCaacattcagtgtgtttcattGTGAATTTTTAGTTTAAGAAATTACACAATGCATTTGTACGCTCTCCACGTCTACATAGTTATAAAGTATATAAGATGACACGGTTTGATCATTTGGACCCATTTGCTCTATAACACGATAATTCTGATCTTAAAAAAGCCagcactacaaaaaaaaaaaagcaatacaaCACTGTTGAGTTGGATTTTCAGTTCCTATCTGTTGACCACTGTGTCTCAGATGACTACgcacatttattttccacaacatGTACAATGGTCAACATGTAGGAAATAAACATCATAAACTACATGTTGTAATGCTTTATGGGGCAGCAGGGTTAAGTTGGGGCTTTGTAGCCTATAAGAGTTGGGTGTAGCTTATATTTGTGGGATCTCGTCTCAAATCTGGTCACTGTATATAAACTCTATATCCATACAGAAATGGACAGCCTGCAATGCTCTTCGTGTTTTGTTATGCAACTGTGTATTGCATAATGATGCATACAACTTATTATGGTATACATTAACCCCTTAAAATTCTTCACAAAGCTCTGCTGTAGTCTTGCTCTCTACCCCAATCAATTGTGACATTATAGTAGTGGTTTCCATGCATGGCACTGGCATACACAAGGGTTAGTTTTTCCTGCACTAGCACATCAATCTAGATTCCTGAATGGAGTTCATTATGAGCCTGGAAGGGAGTTAAACTCATTAGCAGGATCAGGTGTGCAGAAAAATAGGTATAAGAGACAGGGTGTTCTACAGGGTACTTACAGCTGTCCTCAGTAGAAATGTAGTATTTTTAATGGCATGGAAATAGCAGTTAAATAGCTTGGAGACATTTTCAGTGCTATTTCCATATACC from Ictalurus furcatus strain D&B chromosome 5, Billie_1.0, whole genome shotgun sequence includes these protein-coding regions:
- the LOC128607983 gene encoding leucine-rich repeat flightless-interacting protein 1-like isoform X1 translates to MNMFLNALKAGEETTTDPKDTPEVYIWATEPALVQPTEVPQDESSMAKLEEKHQKAEDSIAQLEVEKANLTNQVEKLRRTVVNMGTMLTETHRECDKLTDEYEHEQEAHSILQKENDEMKETLMHKEELLKVSLPEAEEKHQKAEDSTAQLEVEKANLTNQEYEREREAHSILQNEDDEMTETLMHKEELLKSSMVKAEKKHQKAVETIAQLEVEKSDLQDQVETLRRTVQKIGNMLTETHRECEALTNKYERKQEANSILEAVNDEMMKTLKELEMKINEMKQTLMEKEELLMTPWQRLRSNTMRLWSWFPRRRQRTTT
- the LOC128607983 gene encoding leucine-rich repeat flightless-interacting protein 1-like isoform X2, with translation MNMFLNALKAGEETTTDPKDTPEVYIWATEPALVQPTEVPQDESSMAKLEEKHQKAEDSIAQLEVEKANLTNQVEKLRRTVVNMGTMLTETHRECDKLTDEYEHEQEAHSILQKENDEMKETLMHKEELLKVSLPEAEEKHQKAEDSTAQLEVEKANLTNQEYEREREAHSILQNEDDEMTETLMHKEELLKSSMVKAEKKHQKAVETIAQLEVEKSDLQDQKYERKQEANSILEAVNDEMMKTLKELEMKINEMKQTLMEKEELLMTPWQRLRSNTMRLWSWFPRRRQRTTT